One region of Salvia miltiorrhiza cultivar Shanhuang (shh) chromosome 3, IMPLAD_Smil_shh, whole genome shotgun sequence genomic DNA includes:
- the LOC131016174 gene encoding vacuolar protein sorting-associated protein 24 homolog 1-like isoform X1, translating into MEKVMNILKPKPNPQQLLRDWQRRLRQECRNMERQIRDIQREEKNVQKAIKEAAKRNDMGSAKELAKELVRSRKTVNRLYENKAQLNSISMHLGESVAVARTVGHLSKSAEVMKLVNNLMKAPQMAVTMQEFSKEMTKAGVIEEMVNEAVDYALDSEDIEEETEEEIEKVLTAIAGETAAQLPEAVRKQKLKQPATSEEVEVSFQSFYFLHLPLSRIHIVVYFPNDMKLQEKIDDEEEMEEIRARLARVRS; encoded by the exons atggaaaaagtgATGAATATATTGAAGCCGAAGCCCAATCCGCAGCAATTGCTCAGAGATTGGCAGCGTCGCCTCCGCCAAGAGTGCCGCAATATGGAACGCCAAATCCGAG ACATACAGAGGGAAGAGAAGAATGTGCAGAAAGCGATCAAAGAGGCAGCTAAACGGAATGACATGGGTTCAGCTAAG GAGCTTGCAAAAGAACTTGTGAGATCTAGGAAAACCGTGAACCGTCTTTATGAAAACAAAGCTCAGTTGAATTCGATATCAATGCATCTCGGAGAAAGTGTTG CTGTCGCTCGAACTGTGGGACATTTGTCCAAAAGTGCTGAAGTGATGAAGCTTGTCAATAATCTGATGAAGGCTCCACAAATGGCTGTGACGATGCAAGAATTCAGTAAAGAAATGACTAAG GCTGGTGTGATCGAAGAGATGGTCAACGAGGCCGTGGATTACGCACTAGATTCCGAGGACATAGAAGAGGAGACTGAGGAAGAAATCGAGAAGGTTCTAACAGCCATTGCCGGAGAGACTGCTGCACAACTTCCTGAAGCCGTTAGAAAGCAGAAACTAAAGCAGCCTGCCACGAGCGAGGAAGTAGAGGTATCTTTTCAAAGTTTTTATTTCTTGCATCTCCCCCTTTCACGTATTCATATCGTCGTATATTTTCCCAATGATATGAAACTACAGGAGAAAATCGATGACGAGGAAGAGATGGAAGAAATACGAGCTCGCCTCGCCAGAGTTCGTTCCTAA
- the LOC131016174 gene encoding vacuolar protein sorting-associated protein 24 homolog 1-like isoform X2, with product MEKVMNILKPKPNPQQLLRDWQRRLRQECRNMERQIRDIQREEKNVQKAIKEAAKRNDMGSAKELAKELVRSRKTVNRLYENKAQLNSISMHLGESVAVARTVGHLSKSAEVMKLVNNLMKAPQMAVTMQEFSKEMTKAGVIEEMVNEAVDYALDSEDIEEETEEEIEKVLTAIAGETAAQLPEAVRKQKLKQPATSEEVEEKIDDEEEMEEIRARLARVRS from the exons atggaaaaagtgATGAATATATTGAAGCCGAAGCCCAATCCGCAGCAATTGCTCAGAGATTGGCAGCGTCGCCTCCGCCAAGAGTGCCGCAATATGGAACGCCAAATCCGAG ACATACAGAGGGAAGAGAAGAATGTGCAGAAAGCGATCAAAGAGGCAGCTAAACGGAATGACATGGGTTCAGCTAAG GAGCTTGCAAAAGAACTTGTGAGATCTAGGAAAACCGTGAACCGTCTTTATGAAAACAAAGCTCAGTTGAATTCGATATCAATGCATCTCGGAGAAAGTGTTG CTGTCGCTCGAACTGTGGGACATTTGTCCAAAAGTGCTGAAGTGATGAAGCTTGTCAATAATCTGATGAAGGCTCCACAAATGGCTGTGACGATGCAAGAATTCAGTAAAGAAATGACTAAG GCTGGTGTGATCGAAGAGATGGTCAACGAGGCCGTGGATTACGCACTAGATTCCGAGGACATAGAAGAGGAGACTGAGGAAGAAATCGAGAAGGTTCTAACAGCCATTGCCGGAGAGACTGCTGCACAACTTCCTGAAGCCGTTAGAAAGCAGAAACTAAAGCAGCCTGCCACGAGCGAGGAAGTAGAG GAGAAAATCGATGACGAGGAAGAGATGGAAGAAATACGAGCTCGCCTCGCCAGAGTTCGTTCCTAA
- the LOC131016175 gene encoding E3 ubiquitin-protein ligase SP1 isoform X1 — MIPVGGITCCLSAAALYLLGRSSGRDADVLKSVTRVNQLKDLAQLLDAASKVLPLVVSVSGRVGSETPINCEYSGLRGVIVEQTAEQHFLKHNDAGSWIQDSALMLSMCKEVPWYLDDGTSRVHVVGGRGATGLVLTVGSEVFEESGRSLVRGTLDYLQGLKMLGVKRIERVLPTGTPLTVVGEAVKDDIGSIRIQQPHKGPFYVSDKTIDQLIANLGKWSRLYKFASLGLSLFGVYLVAKHAFQFIMERRRHWEMRKRVLAAAAKKAAGQEEGAGLNGKAESGSDSSNKDRMMPDLCVICLEQEYNSVFVPCGHMCCCMMCSSHLTNCPLCRRRIEQVVKTFRH; from the exons ATGATACCTGTTGGGGGAATTACGTGTTGCCTGAGCGCTGCTGCGCTTTATCTTCTGGGGAGGAGCAGTGGAAG AGATGCTGATGTTCTGAAGTCTGTTACTCGAGTGAATCAGTTGAAGGACTTGG CTCAATTATTGGATGCTGCAAGCAAAGTGCTGCCACTGGTTGTCTCTGTGTCAGGGAGGGTTGGTTCGGAGACACCGATTAATTGCGAGTACAGTGGTTTACGGGGTGTAATTGTGGAACAGACG GCGGAGCAGCATTTTTTGAAACACAATGATGCTGGATCTTGGATTCAAGATTCAGCTTTGATGTTGTCCATGTGCAAAGAAGTTCCATGGTATCTT GATGATGGTACAAGTCGTGTACATGTTGTTGGAGGACGTGGTGCCACAGGTTTGGTGCTTACAGTAGGAAGTGAAGTGTTTGAGGAGTCGGGACGATCACTAGTGCGTGGAACATTGGATTATCTTCAGGGCCTAAAG ATGCTTGGAGTCAAGAGAATTGAACGGGTCCTGCCTACGGGCACGCCCTTGACAGTTGTTGGTGAG GCTGTTAAGGATGATATTGGGTCAATTCGAATCCAGCAACCACATAAAGGCCCTTTTTATGTTTCTGACAAAACTATTGATCAACTGATTGCAAATCTTGGGAAATGgtcaag ATTGTACAAGTTTGCATCATTGGGTCTCTCATTGTTTGGGGTTTATCTTGTTGCTAAGCATGCATTCCAATTTATCATGGAGAGAAGACGTCACTGGGAAATGCGAAAGAG GGTTCTCGCTGCTGCAGCTAAAAAGGCTGCTGGGCAAGAGGAAGGAG CAGGTTTAAATGGCAAGGCTGAGAGTGGATCAGATAGCAGCAATAAAGATCGAATGATGCCAGATTTGTGCGTGATATGTTTGGAGCAAGAATACAATTCAGTTTTCGTCCC GTGCGGCCATATGTGCTGTTGTATGATGTGCTCTTCACACTTGACAAACTGTCCACTATGTCGGAGACGGATTGAGCAAGTGGTGAAGACTTTCCGGCACTGA
- the LOC131016175 gene encoding E3 ubiquitin-protein ligase SP1 isoform X3: MLSMCKEVPWYLDDGTSRVHVVGGRGATGLVLTVGSEVFEESGRSLVRGTLDYLQGLKMLGVKRIERVLPTGTPLTVVGEAVKDDIGSIRIQQPHKGPFYVSDKTIDQLIANLGKWSRLYKFASLGLSLFGVYLVAKHAFQFIMERRRHWEMRKRVLAAAAKKAAGQEEGAGLNGKAESGSDSSNKDRMMPDLCVICLEQEYNSVFVPCGHMCCCMMCSSHLTNCPLCRRRIEQVVKTFRH; this comes from the exons ATGTTGTCCATGTGCAAAGAAGTTCCATGGTATCTT GATGATGGTACAAGTCGTGTACATGTTGTTGGAGGACGTGGTGCCACAGGTTTGGTGCTTACAGTAGGAAGTGAAGTGTTTGAGGAGTCGGGACGATCACTAGTGCGTGGAACATTGGATTATCTTCAGGGCCTAAAG ATGCTTGGAGTCAAGAGAATTGAACGGGTCCTGCCTACGGGCACGCCCTTGACAGTTGTTGGTGAG GCTGTTAAGGATGATATTGGGTCAATTCGAATCCAGCAACCACATAAAGGCCCTTTTTATGTTTCTGACAAAACTATTGATCAACTGATTGCAAATCTTGGGAAATGgtcaag ATTGTACAAGTTTGCATCATTGGGTCTCTCATTGTTTGGGGTTTATCTTGTTGCTAAGCATGCATTCCAATTTATCATGGAGAGAAGACGTCACTGGGAAATGCGAAAGAG GGTTCTCGCTGCTGCAGCTAAAAAGGCTGCTGGGCAAGAGGAAGGAG CAGGTTTAAATGGCAAGGCTGAGAGTGGATCAGATAGCAGCAATAAAGATCGAATGATGCCAGATTTGTGCGTGATATGTTTGGAGCAAGAATACAATTCAGTTTTCGTCCC GTGCGGCCATATGTGCTGTTGTATGATGTGCTCTTCACACTTGACAAACTGTCCACTATGTCGGAGACGGATTGAGCAAGTGGTGAAGACTTTCCGGCACTGA
- the LOC131016175 gene encoding E3 ubiquitin-protein ligase SP1 isoform X2: MIPVGGITCCLSAAALYLLGRSSGRDADVLKSVTRVNQLKDLAQLLDAASKVLPLVVSVSGRVGSETPINCEYSGLRGVIVEQTAEQHFLKHNDAGSWIQDSALMLSMCKEVPWYLDDGTSRVHVVGGRGATGLVLTVGSEVFEESGRSLVRGTLDYLQGLKMLGVKRIERVLPTGTPLTVVGEAVKDDIGSIRIQQPHKGPFYVSDKTIDQLIANLGKWSRLYKFASLGLSLFGVYLVAKHAFQFIMERRRHWEMRKRVLAAAAKKAAGQEEGGLNGKAESGSDSSNKDRMMPDLCVICLEQEYNSVFVPCGHMCCCMMCSSHLTNCPLCRRRIEQVVKTFRH; encoded by the exons ATGATACCTGTTGGGGGAATTACGTGTTGCCTGAGCGCTGCTGCGCTTTATCTTCTGGGGAGGAGCAGTGGAAG AGATGCTGATGTTCTGAAGTCTGTTACTCGAGTGAATCAGTTGAAGGACTTGG CTCAATTATTGGATGCTGCAAGCAAAGTGCTGCCACTGGTTGTCTCTGTGTCAGGGAGGGTTGGTTCGGAGACACCGATTAATTGCGAGTACAGTGGTTTACGGGGTGTAATTGTGGAACAGACG GCGGAGCAGCATTTTTTGAAACACAATGATGCTGGATCTTGGATTCAAGATTCAGCTTTGATGTTGTCCATGTGCAAAGAAGTTCCATGGTATCTT GATGATGGTACAAGTCGTGTACATGTTGTTGGAGGACGTGGTGCCACAGGTTTGGTGCTTACAGTAGGAAGTGAAGTGTTTGAGGAGTCGGGACGATCACTAGTGCGTGGAACATTGGATTATCTTCAGGGCCTAAAG ATGCTTGGAGTCAAGAGAATTGAACGGGTCCTGCCTACGGGCACGCCCTTGACAGTTGTTGGTGAG GCTGTTAAGGATGATATTGGGTCAATTCGAATCCAGCAACCACATAAAGGCCCTTTTTATGTTTCTGACAAAACTATTGATCAACTGATTGCAAATCTTGGGAAATGgtcaag ATTGTACAAGTTTGCATCATTGGGTCTCTCATTGTTTGGGGTTTATCTTGTTGCTAAGCATGCATTCCAATTTATCATGGAGAGAAGACGTCACTGGGAAATGCGAAAGAG GGTTCTCGCTGCTGCAGCTAAAAAGGCTGCTGGGCAAGAGGAAGGAG GTTTAAATGGCAAGGCTGAGAGTGGATCAGATAGCAGCAATAAAGATCGAATGATGCCAGATTTGTGCGTGATATGTTTGGAGCAAGAATACAATTCAGTTTTCGTCCC GTGCGGCCATATGTGCTGTTGTATGATGTGCTCTTCACACTTGACAAACTGTCCACTATGTCGGAGACGGATTGAGCAAGTGGTGAAGACTTTCCGGCACTGA
- the LOC131016176 gene encoding GDSL esterase/lipase At1g54790-like, which yields MIATQEIFSFKYSPSVNTSSIVSFNLLMDFPTFVICQILLHSIAKVESFEFKYHTVFNFGDSNSDTGGLAAGIAFPIGPPHGQTFFQKPAGRLCDGRLITDFLMDAMGLPFMNPYLDSVGAPNFKSGCNFATGGSTILPAKPNAISPFSLDIQVAQFIRFKARVLDVITKDKKLQEFVPSPDDFKQGVYMLDIGQNDIDRAFGYMSQDQVFALIPTILSQFRLRIQKLYGEGGRNFWIHNTGPLGCLPRIIATFGQNASKLDQFQCVDSHNQAAKLFNLQLQSLCAEFQQQFPEAKLTYVDVYTIKLNLIANYSQYGFKEGLGACCGYGGLPLNYDSRVMCGQSKVLNGSVVRGDACTNTTQYVNWDGNHYTEAANHYISSQILTGNYLHPSPLSLKPTSFFSLLTG from the exons ATGATTGCAACTCAAGAAATATTTTCCTTCAAATATTCTCCATCTGTAAACACTTCATCGATCGTCTCATTCAACTTGTTAATGGATTTCCCCACATTTGTTATTTGCCAAATTCTCTTACATTCTATTGCAAAAGTTGAATCTTTCGAGTTTAAGTATCATACCGTTTTCAATTTTGGAGACTCGAATTCGGATACGGGAGGACTGGCTGCCGGAATCGCCTTTCCAATCGGGCCGCCGCATGGACAAACATTCTTCCAGAAGCCGGCCGGCCGCTTGTGCGACGGCCGTCTCATCACTGATTTTCTTA TGGATGCAATGGGATTGCCATTCATGAATCCATACTTGGACTCAGTGGGTGCACCAAATTTCAAAAGTGGATGCAATTTTGCAACTGGAGGCTCTACTATTCTTCCTGCCAAACCCAATGCCATCTCCCCTTTCTCCTTAGATATTCAAGTGGCTCAGTTTATCAGATTCAAAGCTCGAGTTCTTGATGTAATAACAAAgg ACAAGAAGTTGCAGGAATTTGTCCCTTCACCAGATGATTTCAAACAAGGTGTATACATGTTGGACATAGGCCAAAACGACATCGACAGAGCATTTGGTTACATGTCCCAAGATCAAGTTTTTGCTCTAATCCCAACTATCTTGTCACAATTTCGCTTAAGAATACAG AAATTGTACGGTGAAGGCGGCAGGAATTTTTGGATACATAACACAGGGCCCCTAGGTTGTTTGCCAAGAATCATAGCCACATTTGGGCAAAATGCATCAAAATTAGACCAATTCCAATGCGTTGATTCACACAACCAAGCGGCCAAGCTTTTCAACTTGCAACTCCAAAGCCTTTGCGCAGAGTTCCAACAACAATTCCCAGAAGCTAAACTGACTTATGTCGACGTTTACACCATAAAACTCAACCTCATCGCAAATTATTCTCAATACG GTTTCAAGGAAGGATTGGGAGCTTGTTGTGGATATGGAGGGTTGCCATTGAACTATGATAGTAGGGTTATGTGTGGGCAGAGCAAGGTGTTGAATGGCAGTGTGGTGAGGGGAGACGCATGCACCAACACAACTCAATATGTTAATTGGGATGGAAATCATTACACTGAGGCTGCTAATCACTATATTTCTTCTCAAATTCTCACGGGAAACTACCTCCATCCATCTCCACTTTCACTTAAACCTACTTCATTTTTCTCCTTATTAACTGGATAA
- the LOC131016177 gene encoding elongation factor Tu, mitochondrial-like: MASVALRNINSKRLLTLSPQIYSSCCRGSAVAAPFSVSESPIGSHQMPNPWWRSMATFTRTKPHVNVGTIGHVDHGKTTLTAAITKVLAEEGKAKAVAFDEIDKAPEEKKRGITIATAHVEYETVKRHYAHVDCPGHADYVKNMITGAAQMDGGILVVSAPDGPMPQTKEHILLARQVGVPSLVCFLNKVDAVDDPELLELVEMELRELLSFYKFPGDDIPIVRGSALSALEGKNEEIGKQAILKLMDAVDSYIPDPVRQLDKSFLMPVEDVFTIQGRGTVATGRVEQGVIKPGEEVEILGLSQNKLKTTVTGVEMFKKTLDYGQAGDNVGLLLRGLKRDDIQRGMVIAKPNTIKTYTRFEAEIYVLTKEEGGRHTAFFSNYKPQFYLRTADVTGKVELPENVKMVMPGDNVTAVFELIYPVPLDAGQRFALREGGRTVGAGVVSKVMS, encoded by the exons ATGGCCTCTGTGGCGCTCAGGAACATAAATTCGAAGCGACTGCTCACTCTCTCTCCCCAAATTTACTCATCATGCTGCCGAGGATCCGCCGTCGCCGCACCCTTCTCCGTTTCCGAATCGCCGATAGGTTCTCATCAGATGCCCAATCCGTGGTGGAGATCCATGGCTACCTTTACTCGGAC AAAACCTCATGTCAATGTGGGAACCATTGGGCATGTTGACCATGGAAAGACCACCTTGACTGCAGCTATTACAAAG GTCTTAGCAGAAGAAGGAAAGGCGAAGGCTGTTGCTTTTGATGAAATTGATAAAGCCCCTGAAGAGAAAAAGAGGGGGATTACAATTGCCACG GCCCATGTGGAGTATGAGACTGTAAAGAGGCATTATGCTCATGTAGATTGCCCAGGGCATGCAGATTATGTTAAG AATATGATTACTGGAGCTGCTCAAATGGATGGGGGTATTCTTGTTGTATCTGCACCAGATGGACCAATGCCACAAACAAAGGAACACATTTTGCTTGCTCGCCAG GTCGGTGTGCCATCGCTTGTATGCTTTCTGAATAAGGTTGATGCTGTTGATGACCCAGAATTGCTGGAACTTGTGGAAATGGAGCTGCGTG AATTGCTTAGCTTCTACAAGTTTCCCGGGGATGACATTCCCATTGTCCGAGGATCAGCTTTGTCTGCGTTGGAGGGTAAAAATGAAGAAATTGGGAAACAGGCTATCTTAAAGTTAATGGATGCTGTAGACTCATACATTCCTGATCCCGTACGCCAACTTGATAAATCTTTCTTGATGCCAGTTGAAGACGTTTTTACCATTCAG GGGCGTGGAACTGTTGCAACTGGCCGTGTGGAACAGGGTGTAATCAAACCTGGGGAGGAAGTGGAAATATTAGGGCTGTCGCAG AACAAACTTAAAACTACAGTAACTGGTGTAGAGATGTTCAAGAAGACTTTAGATTATGGCCAG GCTGGTGACAATGTTGGTTTGCTTCTACGTGGCTTGAAACGTGATGATATCCAGAGAGGGATG GTAATTGCAAAACCAAATACCATTAAGACATACACAAGATTTGAGGCAGAGATATATGTCCTCACAAAAGAGGAAGGGGGTCGCCATACAGCTTTCTTCTCAAATTACAAACCTCAATTCTACTTGAGAACAGCTGATGTCACTGGTAAAGTCGAGTTACCCGAAAATGTGAAGATGGTTATGCCTGGGGACAATGTAACTGCTGTCTTTGAGCTTATCTACCCGGTTCCTCTTGATGCAG GACAAAGATTCGCCCTGAGGGAAGGTGGCCGAACTGTTGGTGCTGGAGTTGTTTCAAAAGTTATGAGTTGA